The genomic DNA CCATGCTCCATGGCACAGAGGAGCCTCTTGTGAGGGCTGTGGTGACCTCCGGTCTATACGATGTCGTCGTTCGTGGGCACACGCATGTAGCAGAGGTCCGCCGCGAGGGAAGAACCCTTGTGGTGAACCCCGGAGAGATATGGGGTCATCTTACAGGTGTCAGGAGCGTTGCGATAATGGATACCTCAACGACAGAGGTCGAGATCGTCGAGCTCGGGAGGTGCGAGACTTTCAGGGAGATTCTGCAAAAATAGAAAAGTGCAATAGAGGGTGCGCATATCTGGATGACCTCGATCTTCACGTCATCGTCGAGGTGTCAGAAGGAACCGTAAAACGCATACGTCTCTCCAGGGCCTCCCCTGACCTGGAGTTTTCGGAGATGGCGGCGAGGATTGCAGAGCACATAAGGGGAGGTCCTCGCCCGGATCTCGATCTTGATTTGAGCTGGTGTACGGATTTTCAGATGGCCGTTTACCGTGCAGTCCTCAACATCCCCCGCGGATCCACCGCGACCTACAGTGATGTCGCGAAGATCGCAGGAAGGCCCGGGGCCGCGAGA from Methanothrix thermoacetophila PT includes the following:
- a CDS encoding methylated-DNA--[protein]-cysteine S-methyltransferase: MSEGTVKRIRLSRASPDLEFSEMAARIAEHIRGGPRPDLDLDLSWCTDFQMAVYRAVLNIPRGSTATYSDVAKIAGRPGAARAVGAALRVNPFPIMIPCHRVVASNGPGGYSQGIDIKLQLLAIEQHEMSREQRSFARIG